The segment CAGAGTGCCCAGCAGGAATGCCGCGGCCGAGGCGGTCCAAACTGAATAAGTGAAAGGGCCTTCGGCACCTGTTGCCACGGACATCGATAAGGCGAATGTGAGCAGCATCAGACTACTCCCATAGGCGAAAATTCGAAGCTGGTAGCCCACCAGTAAACCAATCGCCAGAACTATTTCTATCACGGTTGCCATCCAGGCAAACAGCGGGACCAGCCCCTGCGGGAGAAACCAGAGCAGCATCGCCGTGTAGTCGGTGAAGGCAGTGAAGTTTCCCCAGGCAACTTCTCCCGTACCCGGTTCACCCCAGAGGCCAAAGCGGTCTGCGACTGCTGAGAGAAAAGAGAACGCCAACGCAACTCGAACTGCAATCATGGCGATCTTGAGAAGAAGGGAGTGTTGAACAGAATGACTATTCATATTGAAGGCTTCTTTTTCGCATTAGGGGCTGGTTCGGAAAAAGTTCGGGGGATGATTCTTAGTTTCGCTGCTTTCGACCAGAAAGAGAAACGGATGGATGTGGAACGGTGGCGGGATGAGCTTGTCTGTTCCCATTAAATGAGTCGCAGTAAAGCAATCGATCACTCCAACGAATCCTGCAAAAAAACGGCTGGCCCGTTTCCAGACCAGCCGTTTAGAGTTTAGCATTCATCGGAGATGTAGAAGGCTTACATTCTCACGTAAATATTCTGTTTCTCCAGGCTGCGGACCATGGCCCAGACAATGACGAGGAACAGCATCATACTCCAGAAAATGAACCAGGGGCCTGCATCATCGGGCAGGATTTCCGGGAGAAATGCATGCATGATTACTTCGTGGATGGCGTAGGCGGCTAGTGGGTTCATGCCGAAGGTACGGAAGACCGGCACCACAACTCCACCAATGTCGCACAGCACGACAAAGAGTGCGAGTACGACGAAGGCAAAACCGGTCGCGAACATGATGAAGGGCAGGGTGACCACTCGTTTCCAGAGCAACCAGTAGTTTGCCATCTGCGTTTCCGCTCCGCCAATCAGATAGTCTTCTTCCTGGGTGAAGGGCGTATTGGGGATATACGAACTCCAAGAGCGATTGCCCAGTTGAGACAGAGGAGGAATCACCGGTGAGGCAGGTTGGTTATACGCTCGGTTACTTCGGACCTGTGAGGCTTCGGCAGGCTCAATCAACAACGCTCGAATCTCTTCCTGTACCTCATCGTTCTTGCTGCTGATGAATTCTTCGACTGACATTTCCCGATCAGCATCGTCTTCGTAGTAACCGTTATCTGCAAGAATCTGTTTATTTTCCTGTTCGATAACGCGAGGAGAATCATAGAAGTTGGCGAGACCAGACAGGAGGTATGCGATTACCATGAATCCGGCTCCCCAGCCCAGTAGGTTGACCACATTCTTTTCAGCCTTTTCACCGTTCATAATGTCGAAACTGAGCGAGCCAGCAAACATCGCGACAGCCCAAGCAAAGACGCCGAAGCAGCCACCATCCCAGCCACGGTTATTTCCTGTGCCCCACAGTTGGCCCATCCAGTTGTTCAAGCCGTGTTCAGGGTTGATATAAATAGCACCTTCGGTGTATCCGAAGAAAAACTGCCAGTTGAATATATAGGTGATGAACATATGCCCGAGACCGAACAGGACCATCACTCCGAACCGACTCCAGAAGGGAAGATGAATGAAAGGAAGCACGACGAGTTGTGTCACGCCAATTACGGCGAGCGTTTCCCACAGGTCTGACTTTAAAACTAACGCAAATGTTTTGCCCATGTGAGACCAGAAATAGGGTGCCCCTGTATATTCAGGATTCCAAATATCAGAATCGATCAGTTCCTGTTCCTGCACACTCAGGTCGGCTTCCTGGATTTCGCCAGAAAATAGTTTTTGTTCCAGTTCCGCTTTTTCTGCTTCCAGCGATTTATAATAAGTGTATCGTTGATAATCACGATCGCGAGAAAGTTCATTTTCAGTATATAAACCCTCTTCAACCAATTCATAAGCGGCTGCACCTTTCTTGGCGTTTTGTGCCTGCTCGTGTTTCATGTATTCCTGATAATACTCGTGGTTGGTCAGGAACAGCTCGTAATTTTGATCGACCCCCCTTTGGATTCTCGCATTAAGAGCTTGTTCTTCTGACCCTGCCAGTGGTTCATCGGTCGAAACCAAAGCCATTTCTTTGGCGGCCACCTGCTTGCGAATTTCGTTGCGGACTGCTTCTTCGTTTAACTGATCCTCGGGGGTTCTAAGAAAACCTTCCAACTCTCTTTCATTCATTTCGATGTCCGGATCAACATAGAAATCGCTGTAACTTCCCCAGTCGTGTCCGATTCCGAAGATCGCGACTGAAACCAGGATGAGCGCCAGAGATCGTCGAACGTAACTGAGATACGTTTTCGTTTTGCCCAGTTGCGGCAGGCGTTTCAGGATGGTGAGCCGAAAAGAAAATCCGACTGCAAAAATAAATGCCGGCATGATGGTGTCGGCGTAACTGAAGAAATAATCGTTGTGCAGCAACGTTGTGTAGACATTGTCGAAATGTCCCAGGTAGTTGACGATGAACATCCCCAGAACGGTATAGCCCCGGAACTGGTCCATGGAGACGATACGGCCCGTATTGGTGGCGGGGGGGACCAATGCTGCTTCTGTCATAATAAAAAAGAACCTCTGTATGATCGTTGGCGAAACGGAGGGGAGTAACTACGGAGTGTGAGTGATAGCAGGTAGAGAAAATACTTCGAATGTGAGTGCGTGAAACGCAAGAAGCGGTTGAATGAATGTTGCTTCGAGAGCTTCTAACATAACACCAACGCTTCGTTACCTCAACTATCAACCGAGTCGGAAAGAGGTGACGTGCTGATAGATTTTCACGTTCGGCGAAGTTTTGAATCAGCTTTTCGGGTCGTTTTCGAAGGCTTTGTACAGTACACCACAGTTGACATAATGTTGATAAGCATGGGAGAGGCGGCCTTGCTGTTCCGCGGTCAGTGAACTGATCTCCCGCGCGGGCACGCCCGCCCAGAGTGTGTGAGGTGGAACGACAGTTCCTTCCCGCACGACGGCCCCTGCGGCAATTAACGCTCCTTTTCCAATCTTACAACCCGTTAACAGGGTGGCGCCCATGCCGATCATCGCTTCATCTTCAATATGACAGGCATGCACGATGGCGCGATGACCAATCGTTACCCGGTTTCCAATTTCGCAAGGATAACCACGATCGGTGTGTAAGACGGAAAGGTCCTGAATATTTGTCTCGTCACCGACGGTAATCGATTCGCCATCCCCTCGCAGGATAGCACCGTAGAAAACAGAGGACCGGCGACCCAGTTTGACTCGACCGAGAACCGTTGCGTTGGAGGCGATCCAGGCGGTTGGGTCGATCTCCGGTTTCGCGTTGAGTGCCTTCCATATATCGGGGACGTCCGGATAGGGGAGTTCCGGTATATCGGAAGACCCTGCATTGTTGATTCCGGTATCATCGGCGGGCTGATTCATGGGGGGAACTCCTCCTGGGGCTGCTCAACTACGCGTGTTTTATCTATCAGGTCGATCAACTCGGTTCGGAAGAACTCGAGTAAGGTTGCTCGTGGTCTTGTGTGGTTCCCGGAGTAAGCTGGGCGACTCCTCCCAGAGGTAAAGGAGATCCTGTTTCCGGTTCGGGAATTAGATTCGGCGACTCTTCTGATTGCTTCAGTGCTTCCCCCTTCTGGTTTTTCGGTCTTGGAGGTCGCAATATGAACAATGCTATCATGGTGAGGAGCGTGCCGCAGCAAAGCCAGAATGTCATCGGTTCCCCGAACAGGAAAACGGCGATCATCCCACACATGGCAATCTGTGACGTATTCACCAGATTCGCTTGAACGACGGTGATGTATTTCATCGCAGCACCGATCGCAAAGAAGGCAATTGCGTTAAAAATGCCAGCGTATGCCATCATCCGCCATTCGGAAGGGGTAGCGGCCAACATCTCCGCTGTTTCCATTCGCAGCACGCAGTAAATACCAAGAGCAACGACACCCACTGTGCTTAACCAGACGAGGGTTCCCGCGAGAGAAACCTGCTTTTTTAAACAGTGTCGGATGGCGACGCCACTGGTTCCATAAGAAATTCCCGCAACCGTCGCTGCTCCAATTGCGATGATCGTTGTCCAGATACTCGATTGATCAAGGTAAGTGTTCGCCGCCGTCGCTTCTTGTGTCGCCATACCCAAGAGGACCACAGCAGTCAGCAGCAGCACGATGGAAACGACGGTCCGCATCTGGAGCGTTTCTTTCAGCCAGAACCAACTTAACCAGGCACTACTTAATATGATGCTGGCAAAACAGAGGGGCACAGACAGGGCCAAACCACCGTAGCTGAGGGAATACTGGAAGCATACATTTCCACCAAATTGCATGATCAATCCGAAACCAATCATTGGCCAGAACAGTTCTTTCGGCGGAAGCGCGCTCAGCCCTTTAAATCGGCGATGAGCGAGAACCACCCAACTGAGGATCGTGGCGGGAACGGCTTTAATACAGGTGACCCAGACTGCCCAGTCGAAGTCGCTGGTGTCCGCCAGGTTGTTCAGCATTGAATTGGCGATGGAATAGCAAATCGCCGAAAGAAAACCGAGTGCAATGCCCAGCGGTGCGAGATTACGAGAGGATGTCGCGGAAGTCATCAGGGACGAGGGCTCATTTCTCGTGGAAGGCAATTCTCGTGCGAAGTAATGAGAGCGAACCGGGTTGCTCTCTCCCTAACAAAAAAGTTCCAGGGGCAGTTAAACTTAGTACTGCTGCTGGAACTAGAATGGCATCATTATGCTGGAATTGATTCTGAAAACTGATGGTAGCGACCTGCATCCGATAAGGAAGACAGAAGCGGGCCGACAGCCGATTTCAGGATTACCTTAAATAATGGGCGTGGCAGGATTTGAACCTGCGACTTCCACCGTGTGAAGATGGCACTCTAGCCCCTGAGTTACACGCCCCAAAGTTGACCACATCTTAGCCAAACTACAGGAAATCTCAAGTTCCGTTCCCTGCTTCAGATCGGAAATCCGGAGGCTGTATTCAGAAACAGGCCCAGCAAGCGACAATTTTAAACGGAACTTGCGGTGAAGGTGAACTCTTTTGGCAGGGGCAGTATGATGGGGCTGCTCAAGATGAGTATACATCATTATTCACATGATACTGATGACCGCCCCAAGACTGACGATTTTCTTCTGCCTTAATCCTCCTTGTCCGTATTATTTTCGACCACTTGTCCATGACCGACCGCACGTTGCAACAATCTGCTCAATTTATTTCCGGGATTGGACCGGAGATGGCCGCTCTTCTGGCTCGGATGGGGTTGGAAAGTGTGGAGGACATGTTATGGAATCTGCCGCGCGACGTGTTGGATCTGACTCACGTCAGCCGGGTTGAAGATTTGCAGGCGGACGAACTACAAACTGTCCGCGGTCAGGTTGTCGATATTGATGGTCGGATGTTGAATCGGGGGCGGGTACTAACGACTTGCCTACTCGATTGCGATGGCGCGTATCTGCAAGCCAGCTGGTTCAATCAAGCCTGGGTTCGAAATAAGCTTGTTCCGGGTGGAACTTACCTGTTCTCAGGAAAACCCAAACGGCGTAGCGGTCGTTGGGAGATGTCCCACCCCAGAATGCAATTTCTGGAAGAGGACGAACAATCGGCACACGGTGGCATTCTGCCCAAGTATGGACTAACCGAGGGACTGAAGATGCACACCATGCTTCGTCTCATGCGGACCGCCGTCGAAGAGTATTCCGATCTTCTACCGGAACGATTGCCGGAATCGTTCCGGACTCATTTCGAGTTGAGCACGCTGCAAGAGGCGATTCGCCAAGTGCATCTTCCCAACACGATGGACGAATACAATGCTGCTCGTCGCCGATTGATCTTTGAAGATCTTTTGGAGTTCGAAGTCGGTCTCGCTCTGCGCAAACAGCGTTGGCAGAAACAGGGCCAGGCACCTGTGTTGCCTATGTCGGCCAAAATTGATTCTCGTATCCGGCGTCGTTTTCCGTTTCAATTTACTCCGGGACAGAACGAGGCGATTACCGATGTCGTCGCCGATCTACAACGTGATATCCCAATGCATCGATTGTTGCAGGCGGATGTCGGTGCCGGTAAAACGGTCATTGCAATCTACGCGATGCTCGTAGCGGTAGCGGCTGGACATCAGGCCGTATTAATGGCACCTACGGAGGTTCTGGCAAATCAGCATTGGCAGACACTAAGCAGTTTGTTGTTCGACAGTCAGGTTAATATCCAACTACTGACGAGCGCCCTGACAACCGCGCAGCGACGAGAGGCGTTAACACGTATCAAAGAGGGGGCCGTTAATCTTATCGTGGGAACTCAGGCAGTCATCCAGCAAGATGTCTTGTTTCACAAACTGGGAGTGGCGGTGATTGATGAACAGCATAAGTTCGGAGTCGAGCAGCGGGCGGTCTTCACCAGCTCCCAAGATTCTCCCCATGTTCTCGTCATGACGGCGACACCAATTCCCCGTAGTTTGTGTATGACGATGTTCGGTGATCTCGATCTAACATTAATAAATGATAAACCTCCCGGTCGCCAGGCCGTTGTCACCAGCCGAATTATGGGAGTCGGAGCCCGAAAGAAAGCCTGGCAGTTCATAACCAAACAACTGCAAACGGGCAGACAGGCTTACGTAGTCTGCCCCCGAATTGAAGTGAGTGAACAGGAAGTGGCCGATCCGCTGGAGATCCCTGTCAGCGCCGAAACCGTCTTTAAACATCTGTCTCATAACGAATTGAAAGACTTCCGAGTCGAATTGCTGCATGGGCAGATGGATCGAGAGCGGAAACAGGCGACGATGGAACGGTTTCGCAATCAAGAAACGGATGTGCTTGTCTCCACAACGGTTATTGAAGTCGGTGTCGATGTTCCCAACGCGACATTGATGGCCATTATGCAGGCCGAGAGATTCGGGCTGTCTCAGCTCCATCAATTACGGGGCCGCATCGGTCGAGGCAAATACCAAGGGTACTGTTTCCTCTATTCAGAAGCCGATTCCGAAGAGGCCAGCCAACGCCTAGCTACTTTGGAACAGACGAATGATGGCTTTCAGGTTGCCGAGGCCGATTTTGAATTGCGAGGTCCGGGGGATGTTCTCGGCACGCGGCAGCACGGAGCGATGCCACTTCGGGTTGCTCACCTGGTCCGCGATGTCAAAGTCCTCGAAGAAGCCAGAGGAGCCGCCTTTAAACTGGTTGAGAGTGGCCGGTTACACGACCCGGAGTATCAATCGCTCCATCGGCAAGTCGAAGAACGCTTTGGAAGCCTGCTCTCCCTGACTCCCGGCGGCTGATTACAAGGTCGACGGAAGCTCACCACGCCATGTTCTGTTGGAGTCGGAAGACTGGGTAGAACAGGAGGGCTTCGGGCGCGGTCTCGTGTTGACACGTTTTTGAAATCCGGATAAGACCCGCGTCTCTTTCTCTCTTTCTCTACCCCAAAACCAAAATAGGCTCAAGTTTTCGTCATTCACCGTAAGGGTGGAACGAAGTCATTTGAGCCGGGACGTTCTATCGTCAGGTCCTTTTCATGCGCTCATTTTGCGTCTGGAAAGCAGCGTGATCGGTACAACGAATAAATAGCCTGCGTGCGTGCAGGACGGGAATATGAAAGCTCTCCTCTCAGATACTAAGGTTCAAGCTGGGTTCGGCATACTATTGCTGATTCTAGGTGGGATCAATTTCTGGTTGTGGAACGACCACGAGGAGTTTCATCCCGACGAATACCTCAAGGTCGCGCTGAAGAGACTTGTCCCCCGCAGCCAAATGGATGCCAATCTGGTCAATCTGGATTCGGCAGAACTACGACGTCAGGCGTTGCAAGCCACGCGTTGGGCAGAAGCGGTTGCTTACCCAGGTCAGGAACTGATTGTTTCGTTCGACTATCTCTACGGCATCATCTACTTTGGTGATGCGATGGCAATGGAAGGGGACCCTAGCACTCAAAAACCGATGTTGCGTAAAGCGGCCTGGCACCTCCGAGAGGCAGATCAGGGAGAAGATCCCCAATACAAACACAGATTGAAATACGCTTATGGTGTCTGTTTGCAAAAACTGGGCAATACCGATGAAGCGATCAATCAACTGGAACAAATTTTTGATTTCAAAGAGGCCATTAAAGCTCATCGACCGGGAAAATCGAAAGATGACATCGAAATTGAGCCTCTGTCTGCCCGGCAATTACTAGATGCTTCTTTGCGGCTTCAAAACATGTGGTGGTTGGAAAAAGACGAAATGACCCTGCTGAAAGCGGCTCGTTATTCCAACGCTGTTTACTGGGTGCTTCAACAGGGTCCCGGAATTCTGCCACTCCACGAAGAACAACCTTACCCGGAAATGTCGCCACAACAACTGGATCAAGTCGATCCGAATAATAAACTGGTTTTCACGCATCAGGGCATTACTAAGTTTACAGATGAACAACGTTACGAAGCCTTGATTTTACGAGCACAGGTTTACGCTGCGGTAAACCGCATCAGCGATCTGCTTGATTCTCATCCTGAACTGACAGGGGTTAGTGTCGATGCCATTATTCATCGAGAACTAACTGACGAAGAACGAAACCTGCAGAGCACAAAGTTGATTCAGGCACAGCATCTGATGGAGGAAGGTTTGTTCCAACAGGCGAGAAAAGGACTCGAAGAAATCGCCCATTCCAAAGGACTCGACCGGACTTATGCTCGTAAAGCCCTGTTCCTCATTGGTGAATGCGATCGTGAGAGTGGGGAATTGTTAATTGATGAAAACGATCAACAGGAACGATTCGACCGGGCAATTGTCTTTTATGAACGGACCGCAGATGAATTTTCCAATACTCCGGAAGGGGTTGCTGCCAACCTTTGGGCGGCTGTGCTTCATCAAAAAGTGGGTAAGGACGAACAGGCCCTGCAACGTTACCGCAAAGCGCTTAAGTCCATTGAAGACGTGGAGGAGTTTCAGAATATCTGGCTCAGTCTCTTAAGATTTCAGGATGAAGTCCATCGTGGCTGGAGACGGTGGATCGATGAACAGAAATATGACGATGCCATTGCTCTTTCGAAATGGTTGCCTCGACTTTTCAGCGAAGCCCGATCTAAAGAGTTGGTTGCTGAAACCTATAAACAACACGCTCTCTATCTGGATGAACGCCTTAAATCTGCGAACTATTCCCAGTGGAAGAAACTTAAAACAGAGATGCGCGCCGTCTGGGTTCAAGCCGGAGCGGCTTCCGAAGAAAAAGCCCAGTATTTGAAAAACGCCTCTGAATATTCCGATGCACTCTGGGAAAGTTCCGACCAGTATCGTCGTGGACACGACTTCAAGAAATCGATTCGTGTAACGCACCAGTTTATCTCGTGCAAACCGGGAAGAGGCTTGGCCCGCGCCTATGTGCGATTGGGAGAAAACTATATGGATCTCGATCTGTTAGACGACGCGATCGAGGCGTTCAAACGAGTAATACTAGAATATCCAACGGATGTCTTCGCTTTCGAGGCACAGCATCTGCTCGGACAATGTTACTTTGAAAAAAGCTATCTTGATGAAAAAAATTCGGACAACCTGGCTAAGGCAGAAGAGGCCTGGGTAAAGGTCTATACATCAGAAAAGCTGACCCCCGATGCGTTGGAATGGCGTCGCACTCTTTTCGGATTGGGGAGACTGTATTTCCTGAAAGGATCGATGATCTACAACCAGAACATGATCAGCGGTAAAGAATCCAAAGAGAATGATTCGGCGAACGAATCGGATCGACTTAATGAGGCGTTCGATTACTGGTCTCTCGCCATTGATCGCCTAGACGAGCTACTGGTTCGCCTCCCGGATGGTGAAAACCAGTTCGAAGCCCGGTACCTGTTAGCGCACGCCTATCGGCGCAGTGCCGAAAAGCCCGCTGCCGAATTCGAAATTGCCGAAACCGATACGGCACGAGAAGGTCTCCGTCTGCAGGTTAACGAATTTAATCTGGAAGCGATGGGGCAGTTTGAAATCCTGCGTGACAAACTGTTGAAACTCAAAAATGCCGATCGTCTGGATGAACTCGGTCAGCGAATTCTTCGAAACAGTTATTTTGAAATCGCACACATTCTGTATGCCCTTGGCGATATTGACGCGGCGAAAGATGCCTACTTCGCGGCGGTAACTGAATATCCCGATGATGAGATGGTCATTCTTTCCTACATTCAAATCGCCAACTGTTTCAAACAAAAGGGACAGGATCTGGACGCCAATGCATTCATCGCCACGGCCCGATTTACCTATGAAAAATTTCTGCAGGATGGAACGATCTTCGCGAAGAACAAAACGAACCTGAGCCAGGATGAGTGGGGCTACTGGTTGGACTGGACCAGAAATGCGTATGGCCTGTCTCAGGCAGACTCGACTGAAGAAGGTGACCTGCAATGAAACGTCTTATTACCAAACAAACTTGTTTATTTGAGGCTGGGGTAATGATAGCACCTTTTTCAATGAGAGAGGATGCGTAACATGTCGACACGAAAATCGATGAACTATCACTCCTTTTTTAAACACAGATACGAACATTGCCGCATTCTTCTGGCTCTCTCTGAAGAGCAGAATCAGGCGATTGTTGAGAATCGACTTGACGATTTATTATCGATCATCGGCCGGAAACAGCGTGTACTGAAGTTGATGGAAGATGAAAAAAGGCAACACCCCGAACTCTGGGAACACTGGCAGTCGGATCGCGAAACATTTGACGCGAACAGTCGAGAGCAGTGTGAGCAATTGCTATCGGATACCGAAACGGTCATGGCCTCTCTCGTTCAACTTGAACAACAGGGAACCAGCCAGTTGCAGAAAAACCGGGATGAAACTCAGCAACAGCTACATCTGGTCTCTCAAAGTATGCAGGCGAATGACGCCTACAGCGACCAGACAGATGAGAAGACGCACCGCTATTTGAATGTCGGGCGTTAATTATTGTCGTTCAAACAGATCAAGCCGTCATCAGAATCAGATAACTTATCGAATTAACATCGATTTTGCGGAGTTGGAATTATGCATTCGCATTCATTCAGCACGAACAATTCAATCGCCCCCCAGGTCCTGATTTATGCGACCGAAGGGACAACTCGTCACCGTCGTTGCGAGCAATTGCAGCGGGCTGGGTTTTTACTTCAGCAGGCCGAAAGCTTTGCAGCAGTGAAGGAAAGCCTGTTGGAAAGCGATGTCGCCGTCTGCCTGGTGGAAGCGGTCGATGGCAATCGGGCTATTGTTGAGTTCTATTCCTTCATTCAGGAACAGCAGCTCCATACGCAGCTAGTCTGCATGATACCCGAATCGGAATCGGTCAGTCGGATGACGATTCCCGCTGCACGGTATGATATTCTGGAATCAAACACTCCGGTTGATCGACTTCGTTCAGTTCTGTTTGCAGCAACCGAACGTCATCGCCTGTCGTCGGAAAACCGAAAGCTGCAACAGCAACTCGTTACACAATGTTTTGCCCCACTGGTATGTATCAGCCCGGCGATGCAGCAGTTGCAGTCTTCCCTGGAGGTCCAGGCTAAACAAGAACTTCCTTTCTGTCTGGTAGGAGAGCAGGGGACCGACTTTGTACGGATGGCGCGTTGCGTTCACTCGCTTAGTTCTCGCGGAGTCAATCGTTTTCAGGTCTTTCATGTCGGGCACCATACGCTGGAGCAAATGGAAACCGAACTTTTTTCCAACGCACCAGAATCCCGTATCCAGCTAGCCTCCGGTGGTAGCCTGCTGTTGGATCAGGTCGAAGCGATGCCGCTTACCATGCAGCCGGCTCTTGTTCGTTTGATCGAACGAACTCAACGACATGACGAACAACTGGGAATGACTACGACTCCCCTGCCAAGATTGATTCTGTCATTAAGCGAAACTATCGAAACGGCATTCCAATCCGAACGGATTATCCCAGAGCTATATGCGTTGCTGGGTGGCTGCCAGATTTCCGTGCCCCCATTGCGGCAGCGACGGGAAGATCTGACCTGTCTGGCTGAGAACATATTGGAAGAGATCGCATTACAAGAAGGGTTGCCTATTCAAGCTCTTGATAGCAGCGCTCTGCATCTGATTCAAACACAATTCTGGTTAGGAAACGAAGCCGAACTCCGATCGATTCTATACAAGGCATGCTCTTTAAATCCGGGTCACATGCTGACCTCAGAACTGTTGCGAGCCTGGATCGGCACCGATTCAAACTCGGCAGAACAGGCGGGATTAACGCTTAAAGAGATGGAACGTAAACTCATCGAGACGACATTTACCCGGTTCGGCGGCAATCGAGAAAAGACAGCTCAGGCGTTGCAAATCGGTTTGCGAACCTTGTCGGGCAAGCTGAGAGAATATGGTTATCCACCCCGGGGCGGCCCAGGCTCGAACATTAAGACTGAAGTCTCTTCTGAACTTCGTCGAGCCGCTTGAGCCAACCCTGATTGTCTCTTTAGACCGATTTATAGACCTCTTTTGAAAATTGAATTTCTACGCGACCAGGATATCTCGCCATGATGCATTCCCTATTCGATCAAACCACGATTCCTCTCCTGGAGAAGGTTGCGCAGTTTGGTCAACGACGTCACGAAGTGCTGGCCGGGAATCTGGCGAACGTAGATACGCCCGATTATCGTCCTCGCGATTTGCCTGTCGATGATTTTAAACAGGCACTGCAACAGGCGGTAACACAGAGACAGCTGAATGAAACCGGAGGGAATTCCGCTGCGGACTATTATGCCATCCGCACGTCGCCCCAGACCAAATTTACAGAAGAACTATTTCAGGCAGTTGAGGCGGATCCGGAAAACGTCACCTTTCATGACAACAATAATCGCAGCGTCGAGACCGAAGTCGCCAAAATGACCAAGAATATGATGATGCAGAACTATGCGGTGCAACTGATGACGGCTCAGTTTAACCTGATGCAGTCGGTCATCTCGGGTCGTGCGTAATTTTTGATTAGCCACTGTTTCAGGATCATACCGAACACAGTTTCGTTCGAAGGAGTCGAATATGTTTAAAGCAATTGATATCAGTACCAGTGCTCTAGTTGCTCAGCGAATGCGGATGGATACGATTTCCGGCAACATTGCTAATGCCCATACGACACGCGATGCCGAAGGAAACTTGAGTCCCTTTCAACGTCGATTCGTTACCTTCGCGGCTGACAATAAGGATGACACCCGTGGAGCGGGTGTCGTTGGAGAAGTGCAGGTGGATGACGCAACACCTCCTCGACGCAAGTTTGAACCGGGACACCCCGATGCCGATCAGGATGGATTCGTTTCTCTGCCGAACTTTGACATGGTGACCGAATTCGTCAATGCAATGGAGGCTAACCGTGCGTACGAAGCGAACGTCGCCGCGATGGACATCACCAAACAAATGACCCAGTTAGGGCTGAAAATCCTCGGTTAGATAATCTCGATTAGATAATGTCGTCGTGTTAATTGAAGTTGTACATCTGACGCTCTTACCAGCTCCTGTTCGATGTGGAAAATAGAAAATGACCCAACCCATTTCCTCACTGTCTCAATTCCCCCCTTTGATGCAACCTGACTTCCCGAATTCTGCGACCGAATCGGGAGCAGTGGGTGGTGGGTCTTTTCAGGATTTGCTCGTGGGAGCAATTTCGGAAACGAACCAGTTGGAATTGAGCGCGAACAATGCGATTGATCGCAGTTTGATCGGAGAGGATATCTCCCAGGTGGAAGTCATGTCCGCAGTGAAAAAGGCAGACTTGTCGATGCGAATGCTCCTCCAGATGCGTAACAAGGTCATGGAAGCCTACCAGGAACTCCAGCAATTGCGGATGTAGATTCGATCGCCTGTATAACGCGAAAGGGCATTTGAAAACCTGGTTGTGGATGATCTGGATGCTACAAATAGAGAGGCAA is part of the Polystyrenella longa genome and harbors:
- the flgC gene encoding flagellar basal body rod protein FlgC, encoding MFKAIDISTSALVAQRMRMDTISGNIANAHTTRDAEGNLSPFQRRFVTFAADNKDDTRGAGVVGEVQVDDATPPRRKFEPGHPDADQDGFVSLPNFDMVTEFVNAMEANRAYEANVAAMDITKQMTQLGLKILG
- the flgB gene encoding flagellar basal body rod protein FlgB, producing the protein MMHSLFDQTTIPLLEKVAQFGQRRHEVLAGNLANVDTPDYRPRDLPVDDFKQALQQAVTQRQLNETGGNSAADYYAIRTSPQTKFTEELFQAVEADPENVTFHDNNNRSVETEVAKMTKNMMMQNYAVQLMTAQFNLMQSVISGRA
- a CDS encoding tetratricopeptide repeat protein, whose product is MKALLSDTKVQAGFGILLLILGGINFWLWNDHEEFHPDEYLKVALKRLVPRSQMDANLVNLDSAELRRQALQATRWAEAVAYPGQELIVSFDYLYGIIYFGDAMAMEGDPSTQKPMLRKAAWHLREADQGEDPQYKHRLKYAYGVCLQKLGNTDEAINQLEQIFDFKEAIKAHRPGKSKDDIEIEPLSARQLLDASLRLQNMWWLEKDEMTLLKAARYSNAVYWVLQQGPGILPLHEEQPYPEMSPQQLDQVDPNNKLVFTHQGITKFTDEQRYEALILRAQVYAAVNRISDLLDSHPELTGVSVDAIIHRELTDEERNLQSTKLIQAQHLMEEGLFQQARKGLEEIAHSKGLDRTYARKALFLIGECDRESGELLIDENDQQERFDRAIVFYERTADEFSNTPEGVAANLWAAVLHQKVGKDEQALQRYRKALKSIEDVEEFQNIWLSLLRFQDEVHRGWRRWIDEQKYDDAIALSKWLPRLFSEARSKELVAETYKQHALYLDERLKSANYSQWKKLKTEMRAVWVQAGAASEEKAQYLKNASEYSDALWESSDQYRRGHDFKKSIRVTHQFISCKPGRGLARAYVRLGENYMDLDLLDDAIEAFKRVILEYPTDVFAFEAQHLLGQCYFEKSYLDEKNSDNLAKAEEAWVKVYTSEKLTPDALEWRRTLFGLGRLYFLKGSMIYNQNMISGKESKENDSANESDRLNEAFDYWSLAIDRLDELLVRLPDGENQFEARYLLAHAYRRSAEKPAAEFEIAETDTAREGLRLQVNEFNLEAMGQFEILRDKLLKLKNADRLDELGQRILRNSYFEIAHILYALGDIDAAKDAYFAAVTEYPDDEMVILSYIQIANCFKQKGQDLDANAFIATARFTYEKFLQDGTIFAKNKTNLSQDEWGYWLDWTRNAYGLSQADSTEEGDLQ
- a CDS encoding sigma-54-dependent transcriptional regulator; the encoded protein is MHSHSFSTNNSIAPQVLIYATEGTTRHRRCEQLQRAGFLLQQAESFAAVKESLLESDVAVCLVEAVDGNRAIVEFYSFIQEQQLHTQLVCMIPESESVSRMTIPAARYDILESNTPVDRLRSVLFAATERHRLSSENRKLQQQLVTQCFAPLVCISPAMQQLQSSLEVQAKQELPFCLVGEQGTDFVRMARCVHSLSSRGVNRFQVFHVGHHTLEQMETELFSNAPESRIQLASGGSLLLDQVEAMPLTMQPALVRLIERTQRHDEQLGMTTTPLPRLILSLSETIETAFQSERIIPELYALLGGCQISVPPLRQRREDLTCLAENILEEIALQEGLPIQALDSSALHLIQTQFWLGNEAELRSILYKACSLNPGHMLTSELLRAWIGTDSNSAEQAGLTLKEMERKLIETTFTRFGGNREKTAQALQIGLRTLSGKLREYGYPPRGGPGSNIKTEVSSELRRAA
- the fliE gene encoding flagellar hook-basal body complex protein FliE → MTQPISSLSQFPPLMQPDFPNSATESGAVGGGSFQDLLVGAISETNQLELSANNAIDRSLIGEDISQVEVMSAVKKADLSMRMLLQMRNKVMEAYQELQQLRM